A stretch of Arcobacter arenosus DNA encodes these proteins:
- a CDS encoding cytochrome b/b6 domain-containing protein, producing the protein MKRVMRMTPIMRTIHWVNAICMVVAVITGLYIGYPYYQTLIADPAVDKYVMAWNRWGHFIAAIIFDVSAILIGYLYLFSRFEKPYKKILPTKKNFIEFCEVFFNLITFNRRKKFDSTHSDSYNIMFFTLFHILLVFMLLTGLQLYVHGLASGHSSIGEWWPWMLHLMTDWTLDVFGGNMGVRIAHHTAMYLILMWVMSHIYYQIWRTIFWREGDINIVFGGYKFANKSSKGEDK; encoded by the coding sequence ATGAAACGGGTTATGAGAATGACTCCAATTATGCGAACCATTCACTGGGTGAATGCGATTTGTATGGTTGTTGCAGTCATAACCGGTCTTTACATAGGATATCCATACTATCAAACATTAATTGCTGATCCAGCAGTTGATAAATATGTGATGGCATGGAATAGATGGGGGCATTTTATTGCAGCAATTATCTTTGATGTTTCTGCAATTTTAATTGGTTATTTATATCTATTTTCAAGATTTGAAAAACCATACAAAAAGATATTGCCAACAAAGAAAAACTTTATTGAGTTTTGTGAAGTATTCTTTAACTTGATTACTTTTAATAGAAGAAAAAAGTTTGATTCAACACATAGTGATTCTTATAACATTATGTTTTTTACACTTTTTCATATTCTATTAGTATTTATGTTATTAACTGGACTTCAACTTTATGTTCATGGCTTAGCATCAGGACATAGTTCAATTGGAGAGTGGTGGCCTTGGATGTTACATTTAATGACAGATTGGACATTAGATGTATTTGGTGGAAATATGGGTGTTAGAATTGCACATCATACAGCAATGTATTTGATTTTAATGTGGGTAATGTCTCATATTTATTATCAAATTTGGAGAACAATCTTCTGGAGAGAAGGTGATATTAATATCGTATTTGGTGGTTACAAATTTGCAAATAAATCATCAAAAGGTGAAGATAAGTAG
- a CDS encoding HyaD/HybD family hydrogenase maturation endopeptidase has product MNILILGIGNILFQDEGIGAHFIHYLDEKYEYNSDEHTISIVDGGTLAHRLIPLIIKYDKVFVVDCIDALNSKPGDVYFFDYLKAPAEIDWQGSAHEIEMLQTLNMIKMNGDLPSTNVLGVIPKRVADDTTFELSEEIIKAIPTMESTIIKALKDLGVNISVKNENLSIVEIANSSYKREIINGPAI; this is encoded by the coding sequence ATGAATATATTAATTTTAGGAATAGGAAATATCCTATTCCAAGATGAAGGAATTGGAGCTCATTTTATTCATTATCTTGATGAAAAATATGAATATAATTCCGATGAACATACTATTAGTATTGTTGATGGTGGAACATTAGCCCATAGGCTAATTCCACTTATCATCAAATATGATAAAGTTTTTGTTGTTGATTGTATTGATGCCTTAAATTCAAAACCTGGTGATGTTTATTTCTTTGATTATTTAAAAGCTCCTGCTGAAATTGATTGGCAAGGTAGTGCTCATGAAATTGAGATGCTTCAAACTTTGAATATGATTAAGATGAACGGAGACTTACCAAGTACGAATGTATTGGGAGTTATCCCTAAAAGAGTTGCGGATGATACAACTTTTGAATTAAGTGAAGAGATTATAAAAGCTATTCCTACAATGGAAAGTACAATTATCAAGGCACTAAAAGATTTAGGTGTAAATATTTCAGTTAAAAATGAAAATTTATCAATCGTTGAAATAGCTAACAGCTCATATAAAAGAGAGATTATAAATGGTCCTGCAATATAA
- a CDS encoding hydrogenase small subunit: MDESKSIPKVLEEKGISRRDFMKWATAVTAMLALPGNFTPLVAKAAELSDRLPVIWLHMAECTGCSESLLRTDAPTIDSLIFDFISLQYHETLMASAGWQAEDNLEHAIEKYKGNYILMVEGGIPQGQNDFYLTIGGKGHTGEHSAKHASEHAKAIFAIGTCSSFGGVQAAIPNPTGAVALSKITNKPVINVPGCPPSEKNIVGTLLHFILFGTLPALDAYNRPKWAYGLRIHDLCERRGHFDAGEFVEEFGDEGAKKGYCLYKVGCKGPYTFNNCGKNRFNQHTSWPIQAGHGCIGCSEPDFWDTMGPFEEPVADRLYNTVFGGLGADATADKVGTGLLAVTGIGIAAHAALSTFRKPRTEEEEH; this comes from the coding sequence ATGGATGAGTCAAAATCTATTCCTAAGGTATTAGAAGAAAAAGGTATATCAAGAAGAGATTTTATGAAGTGGGCTACAGCTGTTACTGCAATGCTAGCATTGCCTGGTAATTTTACGCCACTTGTTGCAAAAGCTGCTGAGTTGAGTGATAGATTACCAGTAATTTGGTTACATATGGCAGAATGTACTGGATGTTCTGAATCATTATTAAGGACTGATGCACCTACTATTGATTCATTGATTTTTGATTTTATTTCATTACAATATCATGAAACATTAATGGCAAGTGCAGGTTGGCAAGCAGAAGATAATTTAGAACATGCAATCGAAAAATATAAAGGTAACTATATTTTAATGGTTGAAGGTGGAATTCCTCAGGGTCAAAATGATTTTTATCTAACAATTGGAGGAAAAGGTCATACTGGTGAACATTCTGCAAAACATGCATCTGAACATGCAAAAGCAATTTTTGCAATCGGTACATGTTCTTCATTCGGTGGTGTACAAGCTGCAATTCCAAATCCAACAGGAGCAGTTGCTCTTTCAAAAATCACTAATAAACCAGTAATTAATGTTCCAGGATGTCCTCCAAGTGAGAAAAATATTGTTGGTACTTTATTACACTTTATTTTATTTGGAACACTTCCAGCTTTAGATGCATATAATAGACCAAAATGGGCTTATGGATTAAGAATTCATGATTTATGTGAAAGAAGAGGTCACTTTGATGCAGGTGAATTTGTTGAAGAGTTCGGTGATGAAGGTGCTAAAAAAGGTTATTGTTTATATAAAGTAGGTTGTAAAGGACCTTATACTTTTAATAACTGTGGTAAAAATAGATTTAATCAACATACTTCTTGGCCAATTCAAGCAGGACACGGTTGTATTGGATGCTCTGAACCAGATTTCTGGGATACTATGGGACCATTTGAAGAACCAGTTGCAGATAGATTATATAATACAGTGTTTGGTGGCCTTGGAGCAGACGCAACTGCAGATAAGGTAGGAACAGGGTTATTAGCTGTTACAGGTATTGGTATAGCAGCCCACGCAGCACTATCAACATTTAGAAAACCAAGAACAGAAGAAGAGGAACATTAA
- a CDS encoding nickel-dependent hydrogenase large subunit — protein MSKHVVIDPITRIEGHLRIEAVIDENNVITEAYSSSTMFRGIETILQGRDPRDCGLLAMRICGVCTGTHYQRSIEAVEHAFDVTIPKNARIVRNLMQGALYLHDHVVHFYHLHALDFVDITKALEADPKKTVEEAQKWAKLSGQRSWKASEDTFIEVQERVTKYVKQGRLGIFGNAYWGSKAYKLTPEQNLIGLYHYLEALELQRKIAKAQAIFGGKNPHPQSIVVGGVTCVQDLKNPARIAEFKDIIQLAQKFIKEAYLPDIYMAGTMYADEALAGIGGGLGNFMSYGDFRLDDLPFYESSKLFPSGIVMNKDLSKVYELDQTKITEDVTHAWYEGNTNLHPYDGVTHPKYTGFAKKENNIAYLDTEGKYSWIKSPLYNDERMEVGPLARMVVGVAKGDERITKYVTTFLKNGNLPTKVLFSTIGRTAARAIESEMMADEIIKWCDELAVNVASGDLSTWTEFDFDKVSKDTQGFGMAEAPRGGLGHWVKIKDGKVENYQAVVPSTWNAAPKDYKGRLGAYEASLIGTPVVNPDEPLEIIRTVHSFDPCIACAVHIVDTNGKELAVYKVDPIGGSCA, from the coding sequence ATGAGTAAACATGTAGTAATTGACCCAATAACTAGGATTGAGGGACACTTAAGAATTGAAGCAGTGATTGATGAAAACAATGTAATCACTGAAGCTTATAGTTCTTCAACTATGTTTAGAGGTATTGAAACGATTTTACAAGGAAGAGATCCAAGAGACTGTGGTCTTTTAGCTATGAGAATCTGTGGTGTTTGTACAGGTACTCACTATCAAAGATCAATTGAGGCTGTTGAGCATGCATTTGATGTTACAATTCCAAAAAATGCTAGAATTGTTAGAAACCTAATGCAAGGTGCATTATATTTACATGACCATGTTGTTCATTTCTATCACCTACATGCTTTAGATTTTGTAGATATTACAAAAGCATTAGAAGCTGATCCAAAGAAAACTGTTGAAGAAGCACAAAAATGGGCAAAACTTTCAGGTCAAAGATCATGGAAAGCTAGTGAAGATACTTTTATTGAAGTTCAAGAAAGAGTTACTAAATATGTAAAACAAGGAAGACTTGGTATATTTGGAAATGCTTATTGGGGAAGTAAAGCTTATAAATTAACTCCTGAGCAAAACTTAATTGGTTTATATCACTATTTAGAAGCTTTAGAATTACAAAGAAAAATTGCAAAAGCGCAAGCAATTTTTGGTGGTAAAAATCCACATCCACAATCAATAGTTGTTGGTGGTGTAACATGTGTTCAAGATTTAAAAAATCCAGCTAGAATTGCAGAGTTTAAAGATATTATCCAGTTAGCACAAAAATTTATTAAAGAAGCTTATCTTCCAGATATTTATATGGCAGGTACAATGTATGCTGATGAAGCATTAGCAGGAATTGGTGGAGGATTAGGAAACTTCATGTCTTATGGTGATTTTAGATTAGATGATTTACCATTTTATGAATCTTCTAAATTATTCCCAAGTGGTATCGTTATGAACAAAGATTTATCTAAAGTTTATGAATTAGATCAAACTAAAATTACTGAAGATGTAACACATGCTTGGTATGAAGGTAATACAAATCTACACCCTTATGATGGTGTTACTCATCCAAAATATACAGGTTTTGCTAAAAAAGAAAACAATATTGCTTACTTAGATACAGAAGGTAAATATTCTTGGATTAAATCTCCATTATACAATGATGAGAGAATGGAAGTAGGTCCATTAGCAAGAATGGTAGTAGGAGTTGCAAAAGGTGATGAAAGAATCACTAAATATGTTACGACATTCTTAAAAAATGGAAACTTGCCAACAAAAGTTTTATTCTCAACAATTGGTAGAACAGCTGCAAGAGCTATTGAATCTGAAATGATGGCTGATGAGATTATAAAATGGTGTGATGAACTTGCAGTTAATGTTGCTTCAGGAGACTTATCTACATGGACAGAGTTTGATTTTGATAAAGTTTCTAAAGATACTCAAGGTTTTGGTATGGCAGAAGCACCAAGAGGTGGTTTAGGTCATTGGGTTAAAATCAAAGATGGAAAAGTTGAAAATTATCAAGCTGTAGTACCATCTACTTGGAATGCGGCACCAAAAGATTACAAAGGTAGACTTGGAGCATATGAGGCATCTTTAATTGGTACTCCTGTAGTTAATCCAGATGAGCCATTAGAGATTATTAGAACAGTTCATAGTTTTGACCCTTGTATTGCTTGTGCTGTACACATTGTTGATACAAATGGTAAAGAATTAGCAGTTTATAAAGTAGATCCAATAGGAGGAAGCTGTGCCTAA
- a CDS encoding nickel-dependent hydrogenase large subunit — protein MKTVDLVERIEGEAKLVCSWDDGIINDARMEFLNFRGFEFILEGKSALDALVYTPRICGICGQAHLKATVDALENAYENMGEKLTVTNKAKLLREIGLNIEMIDSHIKWFYLFIMPDMAKLSKKEYSNYEPFSGKKWLKGTAIASEIIKSLAIIGGQWPHTSYMTPGGVMSDPTLLDLTTMENYLDNAIRFFEEEFAGVSFDEYLSFNSESDLEKIGLDLKDFIDISFEKDFHNIGKAYNRFIALTNSISFKAGKKNKRLNCNLDFKNICESTRYTFNVDSNKESSQAYGWAKNVKYLDNFYETGPLARAVINERKFITKLNKKFDDSVLTRVMARMDEFAYLLHKTKELIKQIDISEQSYIKPKFSFNMVDETTGISSVEASRGSLYHEVKIKYGKIDSYNVITPTVWNLGPGDKDNYSIAQKAIIGNDSIEKAKIVLRSFDVCSVCTTH, from the coding sequence ATGAAAACAGTTGACTTAGTAGAAAGAATTGAAGGGGAAGCGAAACTTGTTTGCTCTTGGGATGATGGGATTATAAACGATGCTAGAATGGAATTTTTAAACTTTAGAGGTTTTGAATTTATTTTAGAAGGAAAGTCTGCACTTGATGCACTTGTTTATACTCCTAGAATCTGTGGAATTTGTGGACAGGCCCATTTAAAAGCAACTGTTGATGCCCTTGAAAATGCTTATGAAAATATGGGTGAAAAATTAACTGTAACAAATAAAGCCAAACTATTACGGGAAATTGGTCTAAATATTGAGATGATTGATTCGCATATTAAATGGTTTTATTTATTTATTATGCCAGATATGGCAAAACTTTCAAAAAAAGAATATTCAAATTATGAACCATTTTCAGGTAAGAAATGGCTAAAAGGAACTGCAATAGCTAGTGAGATTATAAAATCCCTTGCAATTATTGGAGGACAATGGCCACATACATCTTATATGACTCCTGGTGGGGTTATGAGTGATCCTACTCTTTTAGATTTAACTACCATGGAAAACTATCTTGATAATGCAATTAGATTTTTTGAAGAAGAGTTTGCAGGAGTCTCTTTTGATGAGTATTTGTCTTTTAATAGTGAATCAGATTTAGAAAAAATCGGTTTAGATTTAAAAGATTTTATTGATATAAGTTTTGAAAAAGATTTCCATAATATTGGAAAAGCATATAATAGATTTATTGCCCTTACAAATTCTATATCTTTTAAAGCAGGAAAAAAGAATAAAAGATTAAATTGTAATTTGGATTTTAAAAATATTTGTGAAAGTACTAGATACACATTTAATGTTGATTCAAATAAAGAGTCTAGCCAAGCATATGGTTGGGCAAAAAATGTTAAGTATTTAGATAATTTTTATGAGACTGGACCCCTTGCAAGAGCTGTGATAAATGAAAGAAAATTTATTACAAAATTAAATAAAAAATTTGATGATTCTGTTCTAACAAGAGTAATGGCTAGAATGGATGAGTTTGCATATTTATTACATAAAACAAAAGAATTAATAAAACAAATTGATATCTCAGAACAAAGTTATATAAAACCAAAATTTTCTTTTAATATGGTAGATGAAACAACAGGTATATCATCTGTTGAGGCAAGTCGTGGTTCTTTATATCATGAAGTAAAAATCAAATATGGAAAAATAGATTCATATAATGTAATTACTCCAACTGTATGGAATTTAGGTCCAGGAGATAAAGATAATTATTCAATTGCTCAAAAAGCAATTATAGGAAATGACTCTATTGAAAAGGCAAAAATTGTATTAAGAAGTTTTGATGTTTGCTCTGTTTGCACAACTCATTAA
- a CDS encoding HyaD/HybD family hydrogenase maturation endopeptidase: protein MRNIVIGVGNVLFKDEGVGIFASKYLEENYDFEGDLEIIEGGTLGFKLMTYFQEYDNVIILDTVSIEDKPGEIFRLPSDVLLGLGQYRKTAHEVEIVEMLEIVSVLENHAEVTILGIIPEDIVSVEIGLTKKIEERFEEFILQTIKELDSIGIKAIKKDNKSVKDIGLQLIGSYNGEHLSRIPNEEDTTWS from the coding sequence ATGAGAAATATTGTAATTGGTGTTGGAAATGTACTATTTAAGGATGAGGGTGTAGGTATTTTTGCATCTAAATATTTAGAGGAAAACTATGACTTTGAAGGTGACTTAGAAATTATAGAGGGTGGAACTTTAGGTTTTAAACTTATGACATATTTCCAAGAGTATGATAATGTAATTATTTTAGATACAGTTTCAATTGAAGATAAGCCAGGTGAGATTTTTAGATTACCATCTGATGTATTATTAGGACTAGGTCAATATAGAAAAACAGCTCATGAAGTTGAGATTGTTGAGATGCTTGAGATAGTATCAGTTTTAGAAAATCATGCTGAGGTGACTATTTTAGGAATTATTCCAGAAGATATAGTAAGTGTAGAAATAGGACTTACAAAAAAAATTGAAGAGAGATTTGAAGAGTTTATTTTACAAACTATTAAAGAATTAGATAGTATTGGTATAAAAGCAATTAAAAAAGATAATAAAAGCGTAAAAGATATAGGACTTCAATTAATTGGAAGTTATAACGGGGAGCATTTAAGTAGAATCCCTAATGAGGAAGATACAACATGGAGTTAA
- a CDS encoding hydrogenase small subunit: protein MVDSHDMVKKVFTTNSSRIDTNKGDAYYNNLFEQAKARLSALKKQPPLKNVDIIDVVESEGVDRRDFMKWASATTATLMLPPMFTPLVAEATELMNRVPVIWIELQDCAGNSEAILRSATPTVDDLIFDVLSLEYHHTLQAASGHQAEAQLEDAVHHFKGKYLLFVEGAIPTAMDGGYGTIGPSGETYIDNLKRLSKDAAAVVAVGTCATFGGIPAAAPNPTGAVGVMDIVKGKPIINIPACPANPANMVGVVLHYVLTGQIPELDSLLRPKFAFGYRIHDNCERRAHFDAGEFVEEWGDVGAQNNFCLYKMGCKGPMTFNNCSIIRYNEGANWPIGVGRGCIGCSEPDFWDKYAYERPMAGANIKAPTGGVEKTVDEFGLGLLTATAIGIGVHAVTSAAVGKKSEHSEDGE from the coding sequence ATGGTTGATTCTCATGATATGGTAAAAAAAGTTTTTACCACCAATTCCTCAAGAATTGATACAAACAAAGGTGATGCATACTATAACAATTTGTTTGAACAGGCAAAGGCAAGGTTAAGTGCATTAAAAAAACAACCACCACTTAAAAATGTTGATATTATCGACGTTGTAGAGAGTGAAGGTGTAGATAGAAGAGATTTCATGAAGTGGGCAAGTGCAACTACTGCAACACTAATGTTACCTCCTATGTTTACTCCTCTTGTTGCAGAAGCTACAGAACTTATGAATAGAGTTCCTGTTATTTGGATTGAGTTACAAGATTGTGCGGGAAACTCAGAAGCAATTTTAAGATCTGCAACTCCCACTGTTGATGATTTAATTTTTGATGTTTTATCTTTAGAATATCATCACACACTTCAAGCGGCATCTGGTCATCAAGCGGAAGCTCAATTAGAAGATGCAGTTCATCATTTTAAAGGTAAATATTTACTTTTTGTTGAGGGTGCTATTCCAACAGCAATGGATGGTGGATATGGAACAATAGGACCTAGTGGTGAAACTTATATTGATAATTTAAAAAGATTATCTAAAGATGCAGCAGCTGTTGTAGCTGTTGGTACATGTGCAACATTTGGTGGAATTCCAGCAGCTGCTCCAAATCCAACAGGTGCTGTTGGTGTTATGGATATTGTAAAAGGTAAACCTATTATAAACATTCCTGCATGTCCTGCAAACCCTGCAAATATGGTAGGAGTTGTTTTACACTATGTTTTAACAGGTCAAATTCCTGAATTAGACTCACTTCTTAGACCAAAATTCGCATTTGGATATAGAATCCATGACAACTGTGAAAGAAGAGCACACTTTGATGCTGGTGAATTTGTTGAAGAGTGGGGAGATGTTGGAGCACAAAACAACTTCTGTTTATATAAAATGGGTTGTAAAGGTCCTATGACATTTAATAACTGTTCTATTATCAGATACAATGAAGGTGCAAACTGGCCTATTGGAGTTGGTCGAGGATGTATTGGTTGTTCAGAACCTGATTTCTGGGATAAATATGCTTATGAAAGACCAATGGCTGGAGCTAATATTAAAGCACCAACTGGTGGAGTAGAAAAAACTGTTGATGAGTTTGGTCTTGGATTATTAACAGCAACGGCAATAGGTATTGGTGTGCATGCAGTTACAAGTGCAGCAGTTGGAAAAAAATCAGAACATAGTGAAGATGGAGAATAA
- the cybH gene encoding Ni/Fe-hydrogenase, b-type cytochrome subunit — MIKKHYEFSYWLRITHWVRALAIVILTATGFYIAYPFISPAHSGGEPVLFLNALTRSWHVIFGFMLIAVTIGKFYLFIFDKQSKVERDSFWDFINPKIWIQQIGYYLLITKHPHGKGVYNPLQFMAYAGVYISIVMISLTGLILYVHVYHEGMGGFLFDSMRSLEVMMGGLAFVRELHHIFMWIFIIFLPIHVYLAVFNSVHGKQGAMDSIISGYRWIKEDKKH; from the coding sequence ATGATAAAAAAACATTATGAATTTTCGTATTGGTTGAGAATTACTCACTGGGTAAGAGCTCTTGCAATAGTAATTTTAACAGCAACTGGTTTTTATATAGCGTATCCATTTATATCACCTGCTCACTCTGGTGGAGAGCCTGTGTTATTTTTAAATGCTTTAACTAGATCTTGGCATGTTATTTTTGGGTTTATGTTAATTGCTGTTACAATTGGAAAGTTTTATTTATTTATTTTTGATAAGCAAAGTAAAGTAGAAAGAGATTCTTTTTGGGATTTTATTAATCCTAAAATTTGGATTCAACAAATTGGGTATTATTTATTAATCACAAAACATCCACATGGAAAAGGTGTTTATAACCCACTACAGTTTATGGCTTATGCGGGGGTATATATATCGATTGTTATGATTTCATTAACAGGATTAATCCTTTATGTTCATGTATATCATGAAGGTATGGGTGGTTTTTTGTTTGATTCTATGAGATCATTGGAAGTAATGATGGGCGGTTTAGCATTTGTAAGAGAATTACACCACATTTTTATGTGGATTTTTATAATCTTCTTACCAATTCACGTTTATCTTGCAGTATTTAACTCTGTACATGGGAAACAAGGAGCGATGGACTCAATTATCTCTGGTTACAGATGGATAAAAGAAGACAAAAAGCACTAA
- a CDS encoding transglutaminase-like cysteine peptidase yields the protein MKNLLLIILLTTTLLFSSTLEDLKITDDDFIKISHSSQKNNIFERINDLIQLKKSLSDVDDDFIKLNEVNDFYNTYPYISDETIYNKKDYWATRKEFIIKGAGDCEDFVIAKYFTLIEVGVDESKLSVIHNLHNNEYHLVLGYQEEPHSELFILDSINKEILPLTKREDILVLHTLETIDLNNKEIDILSDIKNLSNYKWTKIYLSSKNKKIKLIN from the coding sequence ATGAAAAACTTATTACTAATTATATTATTAACTACAACTTTACTCTTTTCTTCTACCTTAGAAGATTTAAAAATTACAGATGATGATTTTATTAAAATATCTCACTCTTCACAAAAAAATAATATATTTGAAAGAATTAATGATTTGATACAATTAAAAAAATCATTAAGTGATGTTGATGATGACTTTATAAAACTTAATGAAGTTAATGATTTTTATAATACTTATCCATATATAAGCGATGAAACTATTTATAACAAGAAAGATTACTGGGCAACTAGAAAAGAGTTTATAATTAAAGGTGCAGGAGACTGTGAGGATTTTGTTATAGCCAAATATTTTACTTTGATTGAAGTTGGTGTTGATGAATCAAAACTTTCAGTGATACATAATCTTCATAACAATGAATATCATTTGGTTTTAGGATACCAAGAAGAACCACATTCTGAACTATTTATTTTAGATAGTATAAATAAAGAGATTTTACCCCTAACAAAAAGAGAGGATATTTTAGTTTTACATACTCTAGAAACTATTGATTTAAATAATAAAGAGATAGATATTTTATCTGATATAAAAAATTTGAGTAATTATAAATGGACTAAAATTTATTTAAGTTCAAAAAACAAAAAAATTAAATTAATCAATTAG
- a CDS encoding nickel-dependent hydrogenase large subunit, with translation MANKRVIVDPITRIEGHLRIEVEVDENNVIQNAFSSATLWRGLETIVKNRDPRDAGFLMGRICGVCTYSHYRAGIEAVEDALGIKIPLNAQLTRSLMNQALFIHDHPVHFYHLHGLDWCDVVSALDADPALASKEALKYTKYPVATGEGDLLKVKDKLKAFVEKGDLGPFANAYWGHSTFRLTPEQNLIVASHYLKALEIQRTAAQLMAIFGGKQPHPQSLTVGGVTCIMDLLDPSRMGEFLVKFKEVANFVENAYYADIKMAGAAYIGEPTVTAEAGVMNFMAHNTMQLNQTEYLFDAGIILNGDLSKVYEIDESLITEEATHAWYEDNEPLHPYEGRTNPKYTGLQDRMTVGPKGEDIQSKSVDDKGKYSWIKSPRYDGKAMEVGPLASMLVSYAKGNQKIKKIVDDFLAETGLPVAALFTTLGRTAARCLQTKAIIDHGLETFNTLIENLKVDQETCAPYSIDKNKEYKGRFIGDVPRGMLSHWVRIKNGVIENYQAVVPSTWNAGPEDSKGIKGPYEANLIGMKVQDISQPLEIIRVIHSMDPCIACAVHVMDTKGNDLGVYKVDPIYGTSC, from the coding sequence ATGGCAAATAAAAGAGTAATAGTAGACCCAATTACAAGAATTGAAGGACACTTAAGAATTGAGGTTGAAGTTGATGAAAATAATGTAATTCAAAATGCTTTTTCTTCAGCAACATTATGGAGAGGGCTTGAAACTATTGTAAAAAATAGAGATCCTAGGGATGCAGGTTTTCTTATGGGAAGAATTTGTGGTGTTTGTACATATTCTCACTATAGAGCTGGAATTGAAGCTGTTGAGGATGCATTAGGGATTAAAATTCCTTTAAATGCACAATTAACTAGATCTTTAATGAATCAAGCATTATTTATCCATGACCACCCAGTACATTTTTATCATTTACATGGACTTGACTGGTGTGATGTTGTTTCTGCACTTGATGCAGATCCTGCTTTAGCTTCTAAGGAAGCTTTAAAATATACAAAATATCCTGTTGCGACTGGTGAAGGTGATTTATTAAAAGTAAAAGATAAATTAAAAGCTTTTGTTGAAAAAGGTGACTTAGGGCCATTTGCAAATGCATATTGGGGACACAGTACATTTAGATTAACACCTGAGCAAAACTTAATTGTAGCTTCTCACTATCTTAAAGCTTTAGAGATTCAAAGAACTGCTGCACAATTAATGGCGATTTTTGGTGGAAAACAACCACATCCACAAAGTTTAACTGTTGGTGGTGTTACTTGTATTATGGACTTATTAGATCCAAGTAGAATGGGTGAATTCTTAGTTAAATTTAAAGAAGTTGCAAACTTTGTAGAAAATGCTTATTATGCAGACATTAAAATGGCAGGAGCAGCATATATTGGTGAACCAACTGTAACTGCTGAAGCTGGTGTTATGAACTTTATGGCACACAATACTATGCAATTAAATCAAACAGAATATCTTTTTGATGCAGGTATTATTTTAAATGGTGACCTTAGTAAAGTTTATGAAATTGATGAGAGTTTAATCACAGAAGAAGCTACTCATGCTTGGTATGAAGATAATGAACCTTTACATCCATATGAAGGTAGAACTAACCCTAAATATACTGGTTTACAAGATAGAATGACTGTTGGACCAAAAGGTGAAGATATTCAATCTAAATCAGTTGATGATAAAGGTAAATATTCTTGGATTAAATCACCTAGATATGATGGTAAAGCAATGGAAGTTGGACCTTTAGCATCTATGTTAGTATCATATGCAAAAGGAAATCAAAAAATTAAAAAAATTGTTGATGATTTCTTAGCTGAAACAGGATTACCTGTAGCTGCATTATTTACAACTTTAGGTAGAACAGCTGCTAGATGTTTACAAACTAAAGCAATTATTGACCATGGTTTAGAAACATTTAACACATTAATTGAAAATTTAAAAGTAGACCAAGAAACTTGTGCTCCTTATTCTATTGATAAAAATAAAGAGTATAAAGGGAGATTTATTGGTGATGTTCCAAGGGGAATGTTATCTCACTGGGTTAGAATTAAAAATGGTGTGATTGAAAACTATCAAGCTGTTGTTCCTTCAACATGGAATGCAGGTCCAGAAGATTCAAAAGGTATTAAAGGTCCTTATGAAGCTAATTTAATTGGAATGAAAGTACAAGATATTTCTCAACCATTAGAGATTATTAGAGTTATTCATAGTATGGACCCATGTATTGCTTGTGCTGTTCATGTAATGGATACAAAAGGGAACGATTTAGGTGTTTACAAAGTAGACCCTATATATGGAACTAGCTGCTAG